TTACTGCGGCGATAGCGGTTGCGCAAAGCCACCGCCACCATGCGTTTGGCCTCGGCCTGCCCGATGATATATCTATCCAGTTGGTCGATGATCTCTTGCGGCGTATATTCCATATCACACCTCCTCTACGGTCAAATTGCCGTTGGTAAACACGCACAATTCGCCCGCTATCTTCATGGCCTTACGCACGATCTGCTCGGCGTCCATGCCCTCTATGTCGTACAGCGCTCTCGCCGCGGCCAACGCGTAGTTACCGCCCGAGCCGATGGCGCACACGCCCGAATCGGGGTCGATCACTTCGCCCGTACCCGAGATGATGAGCATGGTATCGTGGTCGGCGGCTATCATCATAGCCTCCAACTTGCGCGCTTGGTCGTTGCGCCACAATTCGGCCAATTCGACGGCCGAACGCAGCAGATTTCCGCTGAACTTTTGCAGCATTTTTTCAAATCGCTCGCTCATGGCAAAGGCGTCCGACACCGTACCGGCGAAGCCGATGATGACGTTGCCGCCGTAAATGCGCTTGACTTTGACGGCGTTGGCCTTGAAGACCACGCTGTTACCCATGGTCACCTGACCGTCGCCCGCGACTACCGTGCGCCCGTCCTTTCTGACGGCGCAAATGGTCGTTCCGTGAAATTCCGTCATAACATCCTCCTTACAACTGTTCAACAAACAGTTTCATATGTTCCAGGGCACGCGCCGCATACGCGCCTTTGCGCTGCTTCTTATCCCGCACGCCCTCAATGGTCGGCAACAAGCCGAAATTGCTGTTCATAGGTTCCAACCACTCGATGGTGGGGTTGGAAATATAGCGGCACAAAGCCCCTATCATCGTGTATTCGTCGGGTACTACGGCGGGTTTCCCCGCGAGGCGCCTTGCCATCGACAGGCCGGCCACCAACCCCGACATCGTACTCTCCATGTACCCCTCTACGCCCGACAACTGTCCCGCGACGTACACGTTTTTATGCTCTTTGAGCATAAAGGTCTCGTCCAGCACTCTGGGCGCGTTGATATAGGTATTGCGGTGCATCACGCCGTAGCGCAGATACTCGGCGTTTTCAAGCCCCGGTATCAACCCGAACACCCGCTTTTGCTCGCCGAATTTCAGGTTGGTCTGGAAGCCCACCAAGTTATACGTATCTCCCGCCGTGTTCTCCTTGCGCAGTTGCAACACCGCGTAGTATTTTTCTCCGTTTTTCCCGCGTATGCCCACGGGGCGCAGGGGACCGAACCGCATAGCGTCCTCCCCGCGTTTGGCCATCACCTCTATGGGCATACAATTCTCGTAAAAGGTGGCGTTCAGGAGTTTGTCCTCCACGCACTCGGCCTCTATGAGCGCCCGATAAAAGGCGAGGTATTCCTCTTTGTTCATGCCGCAGTTGAGGTAGTCGTCCGTGCCCTTGCCGTATCGCGCCGCCGCGAACACTTTATCTCGGTCGAGGCTGTCCGCCGACACGATGGGGGCCACCGCGTCGCAAAAACTCATGCCGTCCCCCGCCACTTTGCGCAACTCCGCGGCCATGGCGTCCGAGGTCAACGGACCGGTGGCCACAATGGTAGGCACGTCGTACGCTATGGCGGTCGCTTCTTCGCGCACCACGGTCAACCCGTCGAAGGCAAAGAGCCTTTTTTCTATCTCGCGGCTAAAGACCACTCTATCCACGGCCAACGCCCCGCCCGCGGGCACTCTCGCCGCTTCCGCCGCGTCGAGGAGCATACAATCGAGCATACGCATCTCGGCTTTCAAAAGTCCGCTCGACGTGTCCTCGAGGTCGCTTTTGAGGCTGTTGGAGCACACCAATTCCCCCAGCATATCCGTACGATGCGCACCCGTCGTCTTATGGGGACGCATT
This genomic interval from Clostridia bacterium contains the following:
- the hslV gene encoding ATP-dependent protease subunit HslV is translated as MTEFHGTTICAVRKDGRTVVAGDGQVTMGNSVVFKANAVKVKRIYGGNVIIGFAGTVSDAFAMSERFEKMLQKFSGNLLRSAVELAELWRNDQARKLEAMMIAADHDTMLIISGTGEVIDPDSGVCAIGSGGNYALAAARALYDIEGMDAEQIVRKAMKIAGELCVFTNGNLTVEEV
- the trmFO gene encoding methylenetetrahydrofolate--tRNA-(uracil(54)-C(5))-methyltransferase (FADH(2)-oxidizing) TrmFO gives rise to the protein MKVRVIGGGLAGSEAAYQLLKRGYQVDLYEMRPHKTTGAHRTDMLGELVCSNSLKSDLEDTSSGLLKAEMRMLDCMLLDAAEAARVPAGGALAVDRVVFSREIEKRLFAFDGLTVVREEATAIAYDVPTIVATGPLTSDAMAAELRKVAGDGMSFCDAVAPIVSADSLDRDKVFAAARYGKGTDDYLNCGMNKEEYLAFYRALIEAECVEDKLLNATFYENCMPIEVMAKRGEDAMRFGPLRPVGIRGKNGEKYYAVLQLRKENTAGDTYNLVGFQTNLKFGEQKRVFGLIPGLENAEYLRYGVMHRNTYINAPRVLDETFMLKEHKNVYVAGQLSGVEGYMESTMSGLVAGLSMARRLAGKPAVVPDEYTMIGALCRYISNPTIEWLEPMNSNFGLLPTIEGVRDKKQRKGAYAARALEHMKLFVEQL